The following coding sequences lie in one Steroidobacter denitrificans genomic window:
- a CDS encoding TrbG/VirB9 family P-type conjugative transfer protein — MIASPSPGSAPRRRLRRVYRLAAPGGFLGAILLFGMCLSAYEAAAEAWPSRGRLDSRIRTAVYSDDQVYRLLGHVGYQIDLQFEAGEYFIGLGAGDLEGLSFSAQDNHLFLKPGATQVRTNLTVLTNRRHYQFDYVAGSRPPDPAREEVTYVLRFAYPSAIGEDSSGRPANRPSGGVPREAGDTDAKLRNSVRAVNLDYWYCGHPALRPDAASDDGIHTRLRFGARSEQPAIFVRNDDGTESLLNFSMDASDVILHRVVRRLIVRRGKLAGCIVNKRFGGTSERLQSGTVAAEVTRSTRSARP; from the coding sequence ATGATCGCGTCTCCAAGTCCGGGGTCGGCGCCGCGCCGCAGGCTGCGCCGGGTGTATCGCCTTGCGGCGCCGGGAGGTTTTCTGGGCGCCATCCTGCTGTTCGGCATGTGCCTGAGCGCCTACGAGGCGGCCGCCGAGGCCTGGCCGAGCCGGGGCCGGCTCGATAGCCGGATTCGCACCGCTGTCTACAGCGATGATCAGGTCTACCGTCTTCTAGGCCATGTCGGCTACCAGATCGACCTGCAGTTCGAGGCCGGTGAATATTTCATCGGTCTGGGCGCCGGCGATCTGGAAGGGCTGTCGTTCAGTGCGCAGGACAATCATTTGTTTCTCAAGCCCGGCGCGACGCAGGTTCGCACCAATTTGACGGTTTTGACCAACCGGCGCCATTATCAATTCGATTATGTTGCCGGCAGCAGGCCGCCCGATCCCGCCCGGGAAGAGGTGACCTATGTGCTGCGCTTCGCTTATCCGTCCGCCATCGGGGAAGACTCCTCCGGGCGGCCGGCGAACCGTCCGTCCGGCGGTGTGCCGCGTGAGGCTGGCGATACGGATGCCAAACTGCGCAACAGTGTCCGCGCGGTCAATCTGGATTATTGGTACTGCGGTCATCCTGCCCTGAGGCCCGATGCCGCGTCCGACGACGGTATCCACACGCGCCTGCGCTTCGGCGCGCGCTCCGAGCAGCCGGCGATCTTCGTTCGCAACGACGATGGAACAGAGTCGCTATTGAATTTCAGCATGGACGCGAGCGACGTGATACTGCATCGCGTCGTCCGGCGGCTCATCGTTCGGCGCGGAAAGCTCGCCGGCTGCATCGTCAACAAGCGTTTCGGCGGTACCAGTGAGCGATTGCAGTCCGGTACGGTAGCCGCCGAGGTGACTCGCTCGACGCGGAGCGCGCGGCCATGA
- a CDS encoding virB8 family protein, protein MKADEPLQDYFRNAMSWDQDRAASLRRDARVAWRVAGAGWICAISAAAALMLLMPLKRVEPFVVRMDKSTGIVDVVPVYTGEATMDEAVTRYFLSHYIRVCERFNFATAESDYEECGAFHAARRNQQWSSQWSLTNPDSPLNVHKDGGTVHTQVESISFFERGSGVTDLAQVRYVKAQRPGNGSQAQFTHWIATLQYTYGKVPKDPRARRWNPLGFKIMEFVAEPEVLARPRDASPAVSTAAAGGETS, encoded by the coding sequence ATGAAGGCGGATGAGCCGCTGCAGGATTATTTCAGGAACGCGATGTCCTGGGACCAGGACCGTGCCGCCTCATTGCGGCGCGATGCACGCGTGGCCTGGAGGGTGGCAGGTGCGGGGTGGATATGCGCGATTTCCGCTGCTGCGGCATTGATGCTGCTGATGCCGCTCAAACGCGTCGAACCTTTCGTGGTACGGATGGACAAGAGCACCGGCATCGTCGATGTCGTACCGGTGTATACGGGTGAGGCGACCATGGACGAGGCGGTGACCCGTTATTTTCTATCGCACTACATCAGGGTGTGCGAGCGATTCAATTTTGCCACGGCCGAAAGCGACTATGAGGAATGCGGTGCGTTCCATGCAGCCCGGCGTAATCAGCAATGGTCCTCGCAATGGAGCCTGACCAATCCCGATTCGCCGCTCAACGTCCACAAGGACGGCGGCACGGTGCACACGCAGGTGGAGTCCATCAGTTTTTTCGAGCGCGGCAGCGGCGTGACGGACCTGGCGCAAGTGCGCTACGTCAAGGCACAGCGCCCGGGCAACGGCAGCCAGGCGCAGTTCACTCATTGGATTGCGACACTGCAATACACCTATGGCAAGGTGCCGAAGGATCCCCGTGCACGCCGATGGAATCCGCTGGGTTTCAAGATCATGGAGTTCGTCGCTGAGCCGGAAGTGCTGGCGCGCCCGCGCGATGCATCGCCGGCCGTATCTACAGCCGCAGCCGGCGGAGAGACATCATGA
- a CDS encoding type IV secretion system protein encodes MGFFATFWVWLNAQLAGYIGENTARVAGALEPAIVTVAVVYVMIWGYLQLTGQLEAPLLTGLKRIITLVVVMAVSLRLWLYNTLIVNTFYQAPAQLAAAVAGTSDPVSVIDTIWARGGAVAAFLWDNGGVFSGDVGYYVAGAVVWVLMGLLCIYTMFLIALSSVALAVLLALGPLFIAMLFFDATRRFFHAWLAQLANYALITIMTVLVAALMLQIVQSYAEQTAARGDTIVTVDALNMVLVAALVFLLMRQVMPVAAGLASGVALSTFGSMSRLAAWSMHRGTALMSGAGAVAMQLGDGARSGAVQPKSPAAAWRRSG; translated from the coding sequence ATGGGATTCTTCGCAACATTCTGGGTATGGTTGAATGCACAACTTGCCGGCTACATCGGCGAGAACACAGCGCGGGTCGCCGGTGCTCTGGAGCCGGCCATCGTCACCGTCGCTGTAGTGTATGTGATGATCTGGGGTTATCTGCAGCTTACCGGCCAGCTGGAAGCCCCGCTCCTCACGGGCTTGAAACGCATCATCACCCTGGTCGTGGTCATGGCGGTGTCGTTGCGGCTGTGGCTTTACAACACGTTGATCGTCAACACGTTCTACCAGGCACCGGCGCAGCTGGCGGCGGCGGTCGCGGGCACCTCCGATCCGGTGTCCGTCATCGATACGATCTGGGCGCGGGGCGGTGCGGTCGCCGCATTTCTGTGGGACAACGGCGGAGTCTTCAGCGGCGATGTCGGATACTACGTCGCCGGTGCGGTGGTGTGGGTGCTCATGGGGTTGTTGTGCATCTACACCATGTTTCTGATCGCCTTGTCCAGTGTCGCACTGGCGGTATTGCTGGCCTTGGGGCCGTTGTTCATTGCCATGCTGTTTTTCGATGCTACGCGCCGGTTTTTTCATGCCTGGCTGGCGCAACTCGCCAACTATGCCTTGATCACCATCATGACGGTGCTGGTCGCGGCGTTGATGCTGCAGATCGTTCAATCCTACGCCGAGCAGACCGCCGCGCGCGGCGACACGATCGTTACCGTCGATGCCTTGAACATGGTGCTGGTGGCCGCCCTGGTGTTTCTTTTGATGCGTCAAGTAATGCCGGTCGCGGCAGGGCTGGCCAGCGGAGTGGCGCTCAGCACCTTCGGCAGCATGAGCCGGCTCGCCGCCTGGAGCATGCATCGAGGTACGGCATTGATGAGCGGTGCCGGCGCCGTGGCGATGCAGCTGGGCGATGGAGCACGAAGCGGCGCCGTCCAGCCGAAATCGCCGGCGGCGGCCTGGCGTCGGAGTGGATGA
- a CDS encoding type IV secretion system protein, which yields MPKQRRTVHFHLGLCAVCLLGTPAADAQLSVIDTASVSQLITQARMLQDQLSTARDHLARAEEQLRSLHGTRGMERLLAGTERNYLPEDWRQIQALLSSGEPAYTSLSLHLRQTLAANTLLPEARLADFPGNTREHIEAVRWSAAVLQVLTHEALATISGRFLSLQRLIDAIPDAADPKAILDLQARIGAEQGMLQNEQNKLQTLYQAAHAQTLVDRQRQRENVIAGHGRFERRFQPTPDSFPSP from the coding sequence ATGCCGAAACAGCGCCGTACCGTTCATTTCCACCTGGGTTTGTGTGCTGTATGCCTGCTGGGTACGCCCGCCGCGGATGCGCAGCTGTCGGTCATCGACACAGCCTCCGTGTCCCAGCTCATCACCCAGGCGCGCATGCTGCAGGATCAGCTTTCGACCGCGCGCGATCATCTGGCGCGCGCCGAAGAACAGCTGCGATCCCTGCACGGCACGCGCGGCATGGAGCGGCTTCTGGCCGGTACGGAGCGCAACTATCTGCCAGAGGATTGGCGTCAGATCCAGGCGCTTTTGTCGTCGGGAGAGCCGGCGTATACGTCGCTCTCCCTTCATTTGCGCCAGACGCTCGCTGCCAATACGCTGCTGCCCGAGGCCCGGCTGGCAGATTTTCCGGGCAACACGCGCGAACACATCGAGGCGGTGCGCTGGTCAGCCGCGGTGCTGCAGGTGCTGACGCATGAGGCGCTGGCAACGATCAGCGGCCGGTTCCTGTCGCTCCAGCGTCTGATCGATGCGATTCCCGATGCAGCCGATCCGAAGGCCATCCTGGACCTGCAGGCGCGTATCGGCGCGGAACAGGGCATGCTGCAGAACGAGCAGAACAAGCTGCAGACGCTCTACCAGGCGGCGCATGCCCAGACACTGGTGGATCGCCAGCGACAGCGGGAAAACGTGATTGCCGGACATGGCCGATTCGAACGGCGTTTTCAGCCGACACCCGATTCTTTTCCCTCGCCGTGA
- a CDS encoding VirB4 family type IV secretion/conjugal transfer ATPase, which yields MLRAARKTAWRRERMAAERIPFSAHVSEHVLRTSFGDYLQAFRIGGASFESADDEQINAWHERLNVLWRNIASPQVALWTHVIRRRERDTLRGRQAQGAAGTLAAESGFADALSRKYQEYLAGEALMMNELFLAVVYRPAADLASSAAARILSRGQPGESHLALMDALDACGKLARILLASLSRYEPELLGTYMAEGRRCSSLLEYLGLLVNGESQRMPLPTAPLDEVLATSRLLFGAETIEYRTPTRTRFGAMLGIKEYSTPCVAGMYNRLLAAPFPFVLTQSFAFLSKAAAQGVLQRQYLRMANAGDFAVSQAALLQEALDALTSNEFVMGDHHFSLQVLADASAEQTCEQGSAYRTPNAPVPYGARRVTGRRKRALGQGTPCGLASRQLGVLNDHIALARSILADTGMTVAREDLALEPAFWAQLPGNFPLRPRKAPITSHNFAAMVPFHNYPAGRAAGNHWGDALTLLMTRARSPYYFSLHASDPREPDGGSRKDTGHTFICGPTGSGKTVLIGFLVAMLQRQGATQIIFDKDRGLEILVRAMGGEYLPLRNGRPTGFNPLQLTPFEDHLEFLKGWLRMLVRRAPGQALSAREQADLDQALRGTLALAPRARRLSRLIEFLDPTDPEGVHARLARWCEAGHGDYAWVFDNARDTVVARLDAQALIGFDVTEFLDHELTRAPVTLYLFHLVRRLLDGRRLVCWMDEFWRLLADPAFESFAKDGPKTWRKLNAVMCLATQSASDVLSSPISRTIIEQTPTKVYFPNPNASEVEHLEGFGLSGREHLLIKEGLEPGSRMFLVKQGRHGVVCQLDLKGFDAELAVISGRAGQLEYMQRLIAARGAAPGRWLPAFMATNAAHE from the coding sequence ATGTTGAGAGCAGCCCGGAAGACCGCATGGAGGCGTGAGCGCATGGCCGCGGAGCGCATTCCGTTCAGCGCCCATGTCTCCGAGCATGTCCTGAGAACCTCGTTCGGAGACTATCTGCAGGCCTTTCGCATCGGCGGCGCCAGTTTCGAAAGCGCCGATGATGAGCAGATCAACGCCTGGCATGAACGCCTCAATGTTCTGTGGCGCAACATCGCCAGTCCCCAGGTGGCCTTGTGGACTCATGTGATTCGGCGCCGCGAGCGCGACACCCTGCGCGGCCGGCAGGCGCAAGGTGCTGCAGGAACGCTCGCCGCGGAATCCGGCTTTGCCGATGCACTGAGCCGCAAGTACCAGGAATACCTGGCGGGTGAGGCTCTGATGATGAATGAATTGTTCTTGGCGGTCGTTTATCGGCCCGCCGCGGACCTGGCGAGCAGTGCCGCGGCCCGAATATTGTCTCGAGGGCAGCCGGGCGAATCGCACCTGGCGTTGATGGATGCGCTGGACGCCTGCGGAAAACTCGCTCGCATACTGCTGGCCTCGCTGTCCCGCTACGAGCCCGAACTGCTGGGTACCTATATGGCGGAGGGCCGGCGATGTTCTTCCCTGCTGGAGTATCTCGGGCTGCTGGTGAATGGCGAATCGCAGCGCATGCCGCTTCCCACAGCGCCGCTCGATGAGGTGCTGGCGACGAGCCGGCTGTTGTTCGGCGCCGAGACGATCGAGTATCGCACGCCTACGCGGACCCGCTTCGGCGCCATGCTCGGCATCAAGGAATACTCGACGCCCTGTGTCGCCGGCATGTACAACCGGCTGCTCGCAGCGCCGTTTCCGTTCGTGCTGACGCAGTCATTCGCATTTCTCAGCAAAGCGGCCGCGCAAGGAGTGCTGCAGCGCCAGTATCTTCGCATGGCGAATGCTGGGGATTTCGCCGTATCGCAGGCGGCGTTGCTGCAGGAGGCGCTGGATGCGCTGACCAGCAACGAGTTTGTCATGGGCGATCACCATTTTTCGCTGCAGGTACTGGCCGATGCCTCCGCGGAGCAGACTTGCGAACAAGGATCGGCATATCGCACGCCAAACGCTCCCGTCCCTTACGGCGCACGCCGCGTTACAGGACGTCGGAAGAGGGCGCTCGGCCAGGGGACGCCGTGCGGCCTGGCATCCCGCCAACTCGGCGTCTTGAACGATCACATCGCCCTGGCGCGCAGTATTCTTGCCGACACCGGCATGACGGTGGCGCGCGAGGATCTGGCGCTGGAACCGGCCTTCTGGGCGCAACTGCCCGGCAATTTTCCGCTGCGTCCCAGGAAGGCGCCGATCACCTCGCATAATTTTGCGGCGATGGTTCCGTTCCACAACTACCCGGCCGGCCGCGCCGCCGGAAACCATTGGGGGGATGCGCTCACGCTGCTCATGACCCGCGCACGTTCTCCCTACTATTTCTCGTTGCACGCCAGTGATCCCAGGGAGCCCGATGGCGGCAGCCGCAAGGATACGGGGCATACGTTCATCTGCGGTCCGACCGGTTCGGGCAAGACGGTGCTCATCGGCTTCCTGGTGGCGATGCTCCAGCGCCAGGGGGCGACTCAGATCATCTTCGACAAGGATCGAGGGCTGGAGATACTGGTGCGCGCCATGGGCGGTGAATATCTGCCCTTGAGAAACGGCAGGCCGACGGGTTTCAATCCGCTGCAGCTCACGCCGTTCGAGGACCACTTGGAGTTCCTGAAAGGATGGCTGCGCATGCTGGTGCGCCGTGCGCCCGGGCAGGCGCTCAGCGCACGCGAGCAGGCGGATCTCGATCAGGCGCTGCGCGGCACCTTGGCGCTGGCACCGCGTGCAAGGCGTCTGTCCCGGCTGATCGAGTTCCTGGACCCCACGGATCCGGAAGGGGTCCATGCGCGCCTGGCGCGCTGGTGCGAGGCCGGCCATGGCGACTATGCCTGGGTCTTCGACAATGCGCGGGATACGGTCGTGGCGCGCCTGGATGCCCAGGCGCTCATCGGGTTCGATGTCACCGAGTTTCTGGATCATGAGCTGACGCGTGCGCCGGTCACTCTTTATCTGTTTCACCTGGTGCGCCGGCTCCTGGACGGCCGCCGGCTGGTGTGCTGGATGGACGAATTCTGGCGGCTGCTCGCCGATCCCGCATTCGAAAGCTTCGCCAAGGATGGACCGAAAACCTGGCGCAAGCTGAATGCCGTGATGTGTCTGGCGACCCAGAGCGCCAGCGATGTATTGAGCAGTCCGATCAGCCGTACGATCATCGAACAGACGCCGACCAAGGTGTACTTCCCCAATCCGAACGCCAGCGAGGTGGAGCACCTGGAGGGGTTCGGCCTCAGCGGACGGGAGCATCTGCTCATCAAGGAAGGGCTGGAACCCGGCTCGCGGATGTTCCTGGTCAAGCAGGGACGCCATGGTGTCGTGTGCCAGCTGGACCTCAAGGGTTTCGATGCGGAATTGGCGGTGATTTCCGGCCGGGCCGGGCAGCTGGAATACATGCAGCGGCTCATCGCCGCGCGCGGCGCCGCGCCCGGACGATGGCTGCCGGCGTTCATGGCGACAAATGCTGCGCATGAATAG
- a CDS encoding type IV secretion system protein VirB3, translating into METRNAGLTAVPLFVAATRPPMRWGVTYAALLFNLVFTMEVFLLTRNLLTLLLSIPIHGLCMLLCARDARYFDLIVLWGRVRLPALLGNLRYWQAGSYSPLEIDLPDARGRLRLRLRCMPAQVMSGRIVDWDAASSCGPIRRRAGEGAPSC; encoded by the coding sequence ATGGAAACTCGTAATGCCGGTCTGACTGCCGTGCCGCTGTTCGTGGCGGCGACGCGGCCTCCCATGCGCTGGGGCGTGACCTATGCCGCGCTGCTGTTCAATCTCGTTTTCACCATGGAGGTGTTCCTGCTCACCAGGAACCTGTTGACTCTGCTATTGAGCATCCCGATCCATGGCCTTTGCATGTTGTTGTGCGCACGGGATGCCAGGTACTTCGATCTGATCGTGCTGTGGGGGCGCGTGCGTCTGCCTGCCTTGCTCGGCAATCTGCGCTATTGGCAGGCCGGTAGTTACAGCCCCTTGGAAATCGATTTGCCGGACGCGCGCGGCCGCCTTCGCCTTCGCCTTCGCTGCATGCCGGCTCAGGTAATGAGCGGACGGATCGTGGACTGGGATGCGGCATCCTCTTGCGGTCCGATCCGCCGGCGTGCCGGCGAAGGAGCGCCGTCATGTTGA
- a CDS encoding TrbC/VirB2 family protein: MKDGFESICLDVCRIVFRHPDPRRRGWCAALAAVLFSVSLPAFSQTSPFLTGATALQANILAWLTPIAIILVMALGAMAMANRISWAWCIAAILGIAIAFGAPQIVTWVRGMFGV, translated from the coding sequence ATGAAAGATGGTTTCGAATCCATTTGCCTCGATGTCTGTCGCATCGTTTTTCGTCATCCGGATCCACGCCGCCGCGGCTGGTGTGCCGCGCTGGCGGCGGTGCTGTTTTCGGTGTCTCTGCCGGCGTTTTCGCAAACATCGCCCTTCCTGACCGGAGCAACCGCGCTGCAGGCGAACATCCTGGCGTGGCTGACGCCGATCGCCATCATCCTGGTGATGGCGCTCGGCGCCATGGCGATGGCCAATCGTATTTCATGGGCATGGTGCATTGCGGCCATTCTGGGTATCGCCATCGCCTTTGGCGCACCCCAGATCGTGACCTGGGTACGCGGCATGTTCGGGGTGTAG
- a CDS encoding single-stranded DNA-binding protein, with protein sequence MNSFTLTAIGNLAADPELIAKSDTAKGDTAGSDTARNDTTREPAAREDTLYTRFCLVGNDYAGRDEGGGVREAVTSVWFVAFGTLGEAIARNARKGDQLIIDARIRANNWIDRHGEKQYDYSFVVQGFRFGAPGRMKRGELDARREHLDRASA encoded by the coding sequence ATGAACAGCTTCACTTTGACGGCGATCGGTAACCTGGCTGCCGATCCGGAACTGATCGCCAAAAGCGATACGGCCAAAGGCGACACGGCCGGAAGCGATACGGCCAGGAACGATACGACCAGGGAGCCTGCCGCCAGGGAGGATACCCTCTATACACGCTTCTGCCTCGTGGGCAACGACTATGCCGGCAGGGACGAGGGCGGCGGCGTGCGCGAGGCCGTCACGAGCGTGTGGTTCGTGGCATTTGGAACGCTCGGCGAGGCCATTGCCCGGAATGCGCGCAAGGGCGATCAGCTCATCATCGATGCCCGTATCCGGGCCAACAATTGGATCGATCGTCACGGCGAAAAACAGTACGACTATTCGTTCGTCGTACAGGGTTTCCGGTTCGGTGCGCCGGGAAGAATGAAGCGCGGGGAACTGGATGCCCGGCGCGAGCACTTGGATCGCGCCTCAGCCTGA
- a CDS encoding CopD family copper resistance protein, with protein sequence MSYLLLLILHLLAAIAFIGTVFFEVVMLEGIRRHLPRETMREVERAIGNRAVRIMPFVLLVLYVAGFGLAWRHHGALFQLQHNSFGLLLAIKILLALSVLGHFAAAMIWRRQGRLGGQRSRRLHLSVFTHVIVIVLLAKGMFYLQW encoded by the coding sequence ATGAGCTACCTGCTGCTGCTTATCCTGCACCTGCTTGCCGCCATCGCCTTCATCGGTACGGTGTTTTTCGAAGTCGTCATGCTCGAGGGCATACGCAGGCATCTGCCGCGCGAAACCATGCGCGAGGTGGAGCGGGCGATCGGCAATCGCGCCGTGCGCATCATGCCCTTCGTCCTGCTGGTGCTCTATGTTGCCGGCTTCGGGCTGGCCTGGCGGCATCACGGCGCGCTCTTCCAACTGCAGCACAACAGTTTCGGACTGCTGCTGGCGATCAAGATCCTGCTGGCCCTCAGCGTGCTCGGCCATTTCGCCGCCGCCATGATCTGGCGGCGGCAAGGCCGCCTGGGCGGACAGCGCTCGCGGCGGCTGCATCTGAGCGTCTTCACTCATGTCATCGTCATCGTGCTCCTGGCGAAAGGCATGTTCTATCTGCAATGGTGA
- a CDS encoding ABC transporter ATP-binding protein, producing MHGPPLPQVRSFRERLGALKNLGPFLSMVWRTSPSLTAASLVLRLCRALLPVATLYVGKLIIDEVVLLVQLSNKPGTLQGWLDSGLATGLGLLLLIEFALAVLSDVLGRVVSLIDSLLSERVSNASSIRLMQHAATLDLEDFEDAEFQDRLERARRQTSGRMSLLGQLLGQAQDIVTVVSFAAGLIIYAPWLIVLLLLALVPAFLGEAHFNAQSYSLDYARTPQRRELDYVRQTAASAETAKEVKIFGLHGFLIDRYTQLATAFYAANRRLARRRAGWGGLFAAIGTAGYYCAYAFIAWRTLAGVFSIGDLTFLAGSFRRLRNLLEGLLSSFSTTAGQALYLDDLFTFFEVEPEILSPQHARSFPRPIRAGFVFEGVGFRYPGAERWAVRDLSFSLRAGEVVALVGENGAGKTTLVKLLTRLYDPDEGRILLDGHDLREYDLEALRGSMGVIFQDFVRYNLSAADNIAVGRIDARHDRARIERAASRSQADEVIARLPGGYEQMIGKRFKNGVELSGGEWQKIAIARAYMREAAVLILDEPTAALDARSEYEVFKRFKELSDNKTAILISHRFSSVRMADRILVLADGQVEAAGTHEELVSQQGRYAELFELQAAGYR from the coding sequence ATGCATGGGCCGCCGTTGCCGCAGGTTCGCTCTTTTCGGGAGCGGCTGGGAGCACTCAAGAACCTGGGGCCGTTCTTGTCGATGGTCTGGCGCACCAGCCCATCTCTGACGGCGGCCTCGCTGGTGCTGCGCCTGTGTAGAGCGCTGCTGCCGGTCGCGACGCTTTATGTCGGCAAGTTGATCATCGACGAGGTGGTCCTGCTGGTGCAGCTGTCCAACAAGCCGGGGACGCTGCAGGGATGGCTGGACAGCGGCCTGGCGACCGGGCTGGGCCTGCTGCTGCTGATCGAGTTTGCGCTGGCCGTCCTGTCGGATGTGCTCGGACGGGTCGTCTCGCTCATCGATAGCCTGCTCTCGGAACGCGTCTCCAATGCCTCGAGCATTCGCCTGATGCAGCATGCCGCCACGCTGGATCTGGAAGACTTCGAGGATGCGGAGTTCCAGGACCGGCTGGAGCGTGCGCGGCGCCAGACCAGCGGGCGCATGTCCCTGCTGGGCCAGTTGCTGGGCCAGGCCCAGGATATCGTCACGGTGGTCAGCTTCGCCGCCGGCCTGATCATCTATGCACCCTGGCTCATCGTATTGTTGCTGCTGGCCTTGGTGCCGGCCTTTCTGGGCGAGGCGCATTTCAATGCGCAAAGCTATTCGCTCGACTATGCACGCACGCCGCAGCGGCGTGAACTCGACTATGTGCGCCAGACCGCGGCCAGCGCCGAAACCGCCAAGGAAGTGAAGATCTTCGGGCTGCACGGTTTTCTGATCGATCGCTACACCCAGCTGGCCACGGCGTTTTATGCGGCCAATCGCCGGCTGGCGCGCCGGCGGGCAGGCTGGGGCGGGCTGTTTGCGGCGATCGGCACGGCAGGCTACTACTGCGCGTATGCCTTCATCGCCTGGCGCACCTTGGCGGGGGTGTTTTCGATCGGCGACCTGACCTTCCTGGCCGGCTCGTTCCGGCGCTTGCGCAATCTCTTGGAAGGATTGTTGTCGAGCTTTTCCACCACGGCGGGACAGGCGCTGTACCTGGATGACCTGTTCACGTTTTTCGAGGTCGAACCGGAAATTCTGTCGCCGCAGCATGCGCGATCGTTTCCCCGGCCGATCCGCGCAGGCTTCGTTTTCGAGGGTGTCGGCTTCCGCTATCCCGGCGCCGAGCGTTGGGCCGTGCGCGATTTAAGCTTTTCATTGCGTGCCGGAGAGGTGGTGGCGCTGGTGGGGGAAAACGGTGCGGGAAAAACCACCCTGGTGAAGCTTCTCACCCGTCTTTACGATCCCGATGAAGGCCGCATCCTGCTGGATGGGCACGATCTGCGCGAATACGACCTGGAGGCGCTGCGCGGCAGTATGGGCGTCATCTTCCAGGATTTCGTGCGCTACAACCTGAGCGCCGCCGACAACATCGCCGTCGGGCGCATCGACGCACGGCACGATCGCGCGCGGATCGAGCGGGCCGCCTCGCGCAGCCAGGCCGACGAGGTAATCGCCAGGCTGCCCGGCGGCTACGAGCAAATGATCGGCAAGCGCTTCAAGAACGGCGTCGAGCTATCCGGTGGGGAATGGCAGAAGATTGCCATCGCCCGCGCCTACATGCGCGAGGCGGCGGTGCTGATCCTGGATGAGCCCACCGCGGCACTGGATGCCCGCTCGGAGTACGAAGTGTTCAAGCGGTTCAAGGAACTCAGCGACAACAAGACGGCGATCCTGATCTCGCACCGCTTCTCCAGCGTGCGCATGGCCGATCGCATCCTGGTGCTGGCCGATGGGCAGGTGGAAGCGGCGGGCACGCACGAAGAACTCGTGTCGCAGCAGGGACGTTACGCCGAGCTGTTCGAGCTGCAGGCGGCCGGCTATCGCTAG